Proteins encoded within one genomic window of Amycolatopsis nigrescens CSC17Ta-90:
- a CDS encoding DUF3145 domain-containing protein, with translation MSTRGNTRGVVYVHSSPSAVCPHVEWAISGTLGTRVDLKWTAQPAAPGQLRAECSWSAPTGTGGKLAAGLKAWPMLRFEVTEEPSPGVDGERFCFAPGLGLWHGRTSANGDIVVGEDQLRALVGRSRAGESLAHKLDELLAANWDEALEPFRHAGDGAPVTWLHQVG, from the coding sequence GTGAGCACCCGTGGAAACACCCGTGGCGTGGTGTACGTCCACTCGTCGCCGTCTGCGGTGTGTCCGCACGTCGAGTGGGCCATTTCGGGCACCCTGGGTACCCGAGTAGATCTCAAGTGGACGGCGCAACCAGCCGCTCCAGGCCAGCTCCGGGCCGAATGCAGCTGGAGCGCGCCCACAGGTACCGGCGGCAAGCTGGCCGCCGGGCTGAAGGCATGGCCGATGCTGCGCTTCGAGGTGACCGAGGAGCCCAGCCCCGGAGTGGACGGCGAGCGGTTCTGTTTCGCGCCCGGCCTGGGTCTCTGGCACGGACGGACCAGCGCCAATGGCGACATCGTGGTGGGCGAGGACCAGCTGCGTGCCCTGGTCGGGCGGAGCAGGGCGGGTGAGTCGCTGGCGCACAAGCTGGACGAGTTGCTCGCCGCGAACTGGGATGAGGCGCTCGAGCCGTTCCGGCACGCCGGGGACGGTGCGCCGGTGACCTGGCTGCACCAGGTGGGCTGA
- a CDS encoding histone-like nucleoid-structuring protein Lsr2, protein MAKNTAVQLLDDLNGEPAEETVRFALDGVEYDIDLSGENADNLREILDQYVENGRRTGGRKRAARVIAQPRRGRAKKPAAKKEEPAKKTVAPKAEPKRAGAKKAAPVKTTAVKKTAAAKAPAAKASATKTAAAKKVPAKANTRATAKTAATKVSAAKAEPKKSTAKKPAQAKTPQPRKTVRRAPMPKFSSAN, encoded by the coding sequence GTGGCCAAGAACACAGCGGTGCAGTTACTGGACGACCTGAACGGTGAGCCGGCTGAAGAAACGGTTCGTTTTGCGCTGGACGGTGTCGAATACGACATCGACCTCTCCGGAGAGAACGCGGACAACCTCAGGGAAATTCTCGATCAGTATGTCGAGAATGGACGGCGGACCGGCGGCCGGAAGCGAGCCGCCAGGGTCATCGCGCAACCGCGGCGCGGGCGTGCCAAGAAGCCCGCCGCGAAAAAGGAAGAACCGGCCAAGAAGACGGTAGCCCCCAAGGCCGAACCAAAGCGCGCCGGGGCCAAGAAGGCGGCGCCGGTCAAAACCACCGCCGTGAAGAAGACCGCCGCGGCCAAGGCTCCGGCCGCGAAAGCTTCCGCCACAAAAACCGCGGCCGCGAAGAAAGTCCCTGCGAAAGCCAACACCCGGGCCACCGCCAAAACGGCGGCCACCAAGGTGAGCGCCGCCAAGGCAGAGCCGAAGAAGAGCACCGCGAAAAAGCCGGCCCAGGCCAAGACCCCGCAACCGCGCAAGACGGTCCGCCGGGCCCCGATGCCGAAGTTCTCCTCGGCGAACTGA
- a CDS encoding HAD-IC family P-type ATPase produces MSSDQDLLPRDVADGLSAAEVAERVAAGKTNDVATKASRTTGEIIRANVFTRINAIYGVLFAIIMSTGYLLDGLFGGLIIVNSAIGMVQELRAKRTLERLAIVGQARPTVRRDGASVEIDPAGVVLDDVVELGAGDKIVVDGVVLTAAALEIDESLLTGESDPVLKEPGDQVLSGSFVVAGSGAYRATKVGKDAYAAKLAEEASKFTLVKSELRTGINKILKFITYLLVPAGALTIYNQLAGDQALPDALRGMVAALVPMVPEGLVLLTSVAFAVGVVRLGKRQCLVQELPAIEGLARVDVVCADKTGTLTENAMRLAEVHPVRGADGDVAVSEALAALAAAEERPNASLQAILDAFPEAPGWRTEAIMPFSSARKWSGISFTGKGNWVLGAPDVLLTAEQPERAEAERIGAQGLRVLLLASAEHAVDTASGPGEITPVALVVLEQKVRPDAKDTLDFFAHQSVTVKVISGDNAVSVGAVAGTLDLAGADRPVDARKLPEDAERLAETVEESAVFGRVSPMQKRAMVGALQAKGHTVAMTGDGVNDVLALKDADIGVAMGAGSPATRAVAQIVLLDNKFATLPHVVAEGRRVIGNIERVSNLFLVKTVYSVLLALMVGIAAVPFPFLPRHVTITAWFTIGLPAFVLSLAPNNERARSGFVGRVMRTAIPAGVVISTATFVSYLLVYQGAAATEVDKMRAGTTALITLITIALWVLAIVARPYAWWKIGLIAGMVVLSAAAFLIPFTREVLQLDPSDMRFTGIAFACGAVGIVLVELAWWVSGWLRGEKRSLVAPG; encoded by the coding sequence ATGTCGAGCGACCAGGACCTACTTCCGCGGGATGTGGCCGACGGGCTGAGCGCGGCGGAGGTGGCCGAGCGGGTCGCCGCCGGCAAGACCAACGACGTGGCCACCAAGGCCAGCCGCACCACCGGCGAGATCATCCGGGCGAACGTGTTCACCCGGATCAACGCGATCTACGGCGTGCTCTTCGCGATCATCATGTCCACCGGGTACCTGCTGGACGGGTTGTTCGGCGGGCTGATCATCGTGAACAGCGCGATCGGCATGGTCCAGGAGCTGCGCGCGAAACGGACCCTGGAGCGGCTGGCCATCGTGGGGCAGGCGCGGCCCACCGTGCGCCGGGACGGGGCAAGCGTCGAGATCGATCCGGCCGGAGTGGTGCTCGACGACGTGGTCGAGCTCGGCGCCGGCGACAAGATCGTGGTGGACGGCGTGGTGCTGACCGCGGCGGCGCTGGAAATCGACGAGTCGCTGCTCACCGGCGAGTCCGACCCGGTGCTGAAGGAACCGGGTGACCAGGTGCTCTCCGGGAGTTTCGTGGTGGCCGGTTCGGGCGCGTACCGGGCGACCAAGGTGGGCAAGGACGCCTACGCGGCGAAACTGGCCGAGGAGGCCAGCAAGTTCACCTTGGTGAAGTCCGAGCTGCGCACCGGCATCAACAAGATCCTGAAGTTCATCACCTACCTGCTCGTTCCGGCCGGCGCGCTGACCATCTACAACCAGCTGGCCGGTGACCAGGCGCTGCCCGACGCGCTGCGCGGCATGGTGGCCGCCCTGGTCCCGATGGTGCCGGAAGGGCTGGTGCTGCTGACCAGTGTCGCCTTCGCGGTCGGCGTGGTCCGGCTCGGCAAGCGGCAGTGCCTCGTCCAGGAGCTACCCGCGATCGAAGGACTGGCCAGGGTCGACGTGGTCTGCGCGGACAAGACCGGCACGCTCACCGAGAACGCGATGCGGCTGGCTGAGGTGCATCCGGTGCGCGGGGCGGACGGGGACGTGGCGGTGTCCGAGGCGCTCGCCGCACTGGCCGCCGCGGAGGAACGGCCGAACGCGAGCCTGCAGGCGATTCTGGATGCGTTCCCGGAAGCGCCCGGCTGGCGCACCGAGGCGATCATGCCGTTCTCCTCGGCTCGCAAGTGGAGCGGCATCAGCTTCACCGGCAAGGGGAACTGGGTACTCGGTGCACCTGATGTGCTGCTCACCGCGGAGCAGCCGGAGCGCGCGGAGGCCGAGCGCATCGGCGCGCAGGGGCTGCGGGTGCTGCTGCTGGCCAGTGCCGAGCACGCGGTCGACACAGCGAGCGGGCCTGGTGAGATAACGCCGGTCGCGCTGGTCGTGCTCGAGCAGAAAGTGCGTCCGGACGCGAAGGACACCTTGGACTTCTTCGCGCACCAGTCGGTCACGGTCAAGGTGATCTCCGGTGACAACGCGGTGTCCGTCGGTGCGGTGGCAGGCACCCTGGACCTGGCCGGCGCGGACCGCCCGGTGGACGCCCGGAAACTGCCCGAGGACGCCGAGCGGCTGGCCGAGACGGTGGAGGAGTCGGCGGTGTTCGGCCGGGTCAGCCCGATGCAGAAACGGGCCATGGTGGGAGCGCTCCAGGCGAAGGGACATACCGTCGCGATGACCGGCGACGGGGTCAACGACGTGCTCGCGCTCAAGGACGCGGACATCGGCGTCGCGATGGGCGCGGGCAGCCCGGCCACCCGCGCGGTGGCGCAGATCGTGCTGCTGGACAACAAGTTCGCCACCCTGCCGCATGTGGTGGCCGAGGGCAGGCGGGTGATCGGCAACATCGAGCGGGTCTCGAACCTGTTCCTGGTCAAGACCGTCTACTCGGTGCTGCTGGCGCTGATGGTGGGCATCGCCGCGGTTCCGTTCCCGTTCCTGCCACGGCACGTGACCATCACCGCCTGGTTCACCATCGGCCTGCCGGCGTTCGTGCTTTCGCTGGCGCCGAACAACGAGCGCGCCCGCAGCGGGTTCGTGGGCAGGGTGATGCGCACCGCGATCCCGGCCGGGGTGGTGATCTCGACCGCCACCTTCGTTTCGTACCTACTGGTATATCAGGGTGCCGCGGCCACCGAGGTGGACAAGATGCGGGCCGGCACCACGGCGTTGATCACGCTGATCACCATCGCGCTGTGGGTGCTGGCGATCGTGGCCAGGCCCTACGCCTGGTGGAAGATCGGGCTGATCGCGGGCATGGTCGTGCTCAGCGCCGCGGCGTTCCTGATCCCGTTCACCCGCGAGGTGCTCCAGCTCGATCCGAGCGACATGCGGTTCACCGGGATCGCCTTCGCCTGCGGTGCGGTGGGCATCGTGCTGGTCGAGCTCGCCTGGTGGGTCAGCGGCTGGCTACGCGGGGAGAAACGTTCCCTCGTCGCACCGGGCTGA
- a CDS encoding NAD(P)(+) transhydrogenase (Re/Si-specific) subunit beta yields the protein MTDLIGVLYIIAFALFIYGLMGLTGPRTAVRGNWIAAVGMGIAVVATLLTPGMGNWLLILLGVGIGVLVGVPSARKVKMTAMPQMVALFNGVGGGAVALIAWVEFRTTEGYGHEATHVAIASLFAAVVGSISFWGSNIAFGKLQELISGRPITLGRLQQPLNAVLLLLAVGCAVAIAAGVDNELLMIGLLIAAGVLGVMVVLPIGGADMPVVISLLNALTGLSAAAMGLALDNTALIVAGMIVGASGSILTNLMAKAMNRSIPAIVAGGFGGGGAVASARSAEDRPVQSTSASDTAIQMAYAGKVVVVPGYGMAVAQAQHAVREMAQLLEAKGISVAYAIHPVAGRMPGHMNVLLAEADVPYDQLKEMDEINSEFAQTDVALVIGANDVTNPAAETDPGSPIYGMPILKVNHSRSVIVLKRSMSSGFAGIDNDLFYDPKTSMLFGDAKSSVGEIVEELKAL from the coding sequence ATGACCGACCTGATCGGCGTTCTCTACATCATCGCCTTCGCGCTGTTCATCTACGGCCTGATGGGCCTCACCGGTCCGCGCACCGCGGTGCGCGGCAACTGGATCGCCGCGGTCGGGATGGGAATCGCGGTGGTCGCCACCCTGCTCACCCCGGGTATGGGCAACTGGCTGCTGATCCTGCTCGGTGTGGGGATCGGTGTCCTGGTCGGGGTGCCATCGGCGCGCAAGGTGAAGATGACAGCGATGCCGCAAATGGTGGCGTTGTTCAACGGCGTGGGCGGTGGCGCGGTCGCGCTGATCGCGTGGGTCGAGTTCCGCACCACCGAGGGGTACGGCCACGAGGCGACGCATGTCGCGATCGCGTCACTGTTCGCCGCGGTGGTCGGGTCGATCTCCTTCTGGGGCTCGAATATCGCCTTCGGCAAGCTCCAGGAGCTCATCTCCGGGCGGCCGATCACCCTGGGCAGGCTGCAGCAGCCGTTGAACGCCGTTCTCCTGCTGCTCGCCGTCGGCTGCGCGGTCGCGATCGCGGCCGGGGTGGACAACGAGCTGCTGATGATCGGGCTGCTGATCGCGGCGGGCGTGCTCGGCGTAATGGTGGTGCTGCCGATCGGCGGAGCCGACATGCCGGTGGTCATCTCGTTGCTCAACGCGCTCACCGGGCTCTCCGCGGCGGCGATGGGGCTGGCGCTGGACAACACCGCGCTGATCGTGGCCGGCATGATCGTCGGTGCCTCGGGTTCGATTCTGACCAACCTGATGGCGAAGGCGATGAACCGGTCCATCCCGGCGATCGTGGCGGGCGGCTTCGGTGGCGGTGGCGCGGTGGCGTCCGCGCGCTCCGCCGAAGACCGGCCGGTGCAGAGCACCAGCGCTTCGGACACGGCGATCCAGATGGCTTATGCCGGAAAGGTTGTCGTGGTACCGGGCTACGGAATGGCGGTGGCCCAGGCACAGCACGCGGTTCGTGAGATGGCCCAGTTGCTGGAGGCCAAGGGGATCAGCGTCGCCTATGCCATTCATCCGGTGGCCGGGCGTATGCCGGGGCATATGAACGTGCTGCTGGCCGAGGCGGACGTGCCGTATGACCAGCTGAAGGAAATGGACGAGATCAACTCGGAGTTCGCGCAGACCGATGTCGCACTGGTGATCGGTGCGAACGACGTCACGAACCCGGCCGCGGAAACGGATCCGGGTTCACCGATCTACGGGATGCCCATTCTCAAGGTGAACCACAGTCGTTCGGTGATCGTGCTCAAACGCTCGATGAGCTCCGGATTCGCCGGAATCGACAACGATCTGTTCTACGACCCCAAGACGAGCATGCTGTTCGGCGACGCGAAATCGTCGGTCGGTGAGATCGTGGAGGAGTTGAAGGCGCTCTAG
- a CDS encoding acyl-CoA carboxylase subunit beta: protein MTSLAAPPDSEPRRIDPREPEVRVAALLDEGTVSALRPADSSGVYTVRGRIDGAKVIVYCTDATKMGGAMGIEGCRHIVEAIDTAVRERCPVIGLWHSGGARLAEGVEALDAVGQVFAAMIRASGRIPQLSVVLGPAAGGAAYGPALTDVVIMAPSGRVFVTGPDVVRSVTGEQIDQEGLGGADAHGKKSGVVHVLAESEADAYVRARRITGLLARPGLFDLHAVRDEQNLRALLPEQPQRAYDIKPVLRGILDVDSAGTSMFEELQAKWAPNMVIGLGRLGGRTVGVLANNPIRKGGCLDSLSAEKSARFVRMCDSFGVPLLVLVDVPGYLPGVGQEWDGVVRRGAKLLHAFAEAVVPRVTLVLRKSFGGAYIAMNSRSLGATAVFAWPEAEVAVMGAKAAVGILHRKKLAAAPEEEREALQAALVAEHERIAGGVGRAMSIGVVDEVIEPPRTRRVLAETLAAAPAGRGSHGNIPL from the coding sequence ATGACCTCGCTGGCAGCTCCGCCCGACAGCGAACCGCGCAGGATCGACCCGCGCGAGCCGGAGGTGCGGGTCGCCGCGCTGCTCGACGAAGGCACGGTTTCCGCGTTGCGCCCGGCTGACTCCAGCGGTGTCTACACCGTACGCGGCCGCATCGACGGTGCCAAGGTGATCGTGTACTGCACCGACGCCACCAAGATGGGTGGCGCGATGGGCATCGAAGGATGCCGGCACATCGTCGAGGCGATCGACACCGCGGTGCGGGAACGCTGCCCGGTGATCGGGCTGTGGCATTCCGGCGGCGCACGACTGGCCGAGGGCGTCGAGGCGCTGGACGCGGTCGGCCAGGTGTTCGCCGCGATGATCCGCGCCTCCGGCCGGATCCCTCAGCTGTCCGTGGTGCTCGGCCCGGCCGCCGGTGGCGCCGCGTACGGCCCGGCGCTCACCGACGTGGTGATCATGGCGCCGTCCGGGCGGGTGTTCGTCACCGGGCCGGACGTGGTCCGCAGCGTCACCGGTGAGCAGATCGACCAGGAGGGCCTCGGCGGCGCCGACGCCCACGGCAAGAAGTCCGGCGTGGTGCACGTGCTCGCCGAGTCCGAAGCCGACGCCTACGTGCGGGCCAGGCGGATCACCGGCCTGCTCGCCAGGCCGGGATTGTTCGACCTGCACGCGGTGCGGGACGAGCAGAACCTGCGCGCGCTGCTGCCCGAGCAGCCGCAGCGCGCCTACGACATCAAACCGGTGCTGCGCGGCATCCTGGACGTCGACTCCGCCGGTACCAGCATGTTCGAGGAGCTCCAGGCCAAATGGGCGCCGAACATGGTGATCGGCCTCGGCAGGCTCGGCGGCCGCACGGTCGGCGTGCTGGCGAACAACCCGATCCGCAAGGGCGGCTGCCTTGACTCGCTGTCCGCGGAGAAGTCCGCGCGTTTCGTCCGGATGTGCGACAGCTTCGGTGTCCCGCTGCTGGTGCTGGTGGACGTGCCCGGTTACCTGCCCGGCGTCGGCCAGGAATGGGACGGCGTGGTCCGCCGGGGCGCGAAACTGCTGCACGCCTTCGCCGAAGCGGTGGTGCCGCGGGTGACCCTGGTGCTGCGGAAGTCCTTCGGCGGCGCCTATATCGCGATGAACTCCCGCTCACTCGGCGCCACCGCGGTGTTCGCCTGGCCGGAGGCCGAGGTCGCGGTGATGGGTGCCAAGGCGGCCGTGGGCATCCTGCACCGCAAGAAGCTCGCCGCCGCGCCGGAAGAAGAACGTGAAGCACTGCAGGCCGCGCTGGTCGCCGAGCACGAGCGCATCGCCGGCGGCGTGGGCAGGGCGATGTCCATCGGCGTGGTGGACGAGGTCATCGAACCGCCGCGCACCCGCCGGGTCCTCGCCGAGACACTCGCCGCCGCCCCCGCCGGCCGCGGTTCCCACGGCAACATCCCGCTGTAG
- a CDS encoding dihydrolipoyl dehydrogenase family protein, with amino-acid sequence MADESFDVVVIGAGPVGENAAGRAAQHGLSVALVENERFGGECSYWACIPSKALLRPGNALAAARRLPGVPVGAGLDAAKVFQRRDWFTGKGDDSSQVDWARGAGVEPVRGRGRITGEREVTVDGDRVLRAKHAVVVCTGSVPKTPPVPGLADVRVWGSREATSASVVPGRLGVLGGGVVGVEMAQAWARLGARVELIVSGERPLPRLADFVGDAVVEGLREDGVQVHLGSGLERVSGVEGAIRLELRGGEALTVDELLVATGRRPATDDVGMAALGLAAGNPLATDDSGLVSEVDGEWLYAAGDVTGRAPLTHQGKYAARILGDVIAVKARGERPDSQPWSAHAATADHHAVPQVVFTDPEVASVGLAGPVDGEPHRVVDLDIAVAGSSLHADGYQGKARIVVDTEREVLVGVTFVGQDVAELLHSATIAVAGEVPLSRLWHAVPAFPTISEVWLRLLEEYGL; translated from the coding sequence ATGGCGGATGAGAGTTTCGACGTAGTGGTGATCGGGGCCGGACCGGTCGGCGAGAACGCGGCGGGCCGTGCGGCCCAGCACGGGCTCAGTGTGGCATTGGTAGAAAACGAACGGTTTGGGGGCGAATGTTCATACTGGGCTTGCATTCCGAGTAAGGCCTTGCTGCGACCCGGAAACGCACTGGCCGCCGCACGGCGGCTGCCCGGGGTCCCGGTCGGGGCCGGGCTCGACGCGGCGAAGGTTTTCCAGCGACGTGACTGGTTCACCGGCAAAGGTGACGATTCGTCGCAGGTGGATTGGGCCAGGGGTGCGGGCGTCGAGCCGGTACGCGGGCGCGGCCGGATCACCGGCGAGCGAGAGGTCACTGTGGACGGTGACAGGGTGCTGCGGGCGAAGCATGCCGTGGTGGTCTGCACCGGAAGCGTGCCGAAGACGCCGCCCGTTCCCGGGCTGGCGGATGTACGGGTGTGGGGTTCGCGCGAAGCCACTTCGGCCAGTGTCGTGCCGGGCAGGCTCGGCGTGCTCGGCGGCGGTGTGGTCGGCGTGGAGATGGCGCAGGCATGGGCCAGGCTCGGTGCCAGGGTCGAGCTGATCGTCAGCGGGGAGCGGCCGTTGCCGCGGCTCGCCGACTTCGTCGGTGACGCGGTGGTCGAAGGGCTGCGCGAGGACGGAGTCCAGGTGCATCTCGGCTCCGGCCTGGAGAGGGTGTCCGGTGTGGAAGGAGCGATCCGGCTGGAACTGCGCGGTGGCGAGGCGCTGACGGTGGACGAACTGCTGGTGGCCACCGGCAGGAGGCCGGCCACCGACGACGTCGGGATGGCCGCGCTCGGGCTCGCCGCCGGCAACCCGCTCGCCACGGACGACTCCGGCCTGGTGTCCGAAGTAGACGGTGAATGGCTGTATGCGGCCGGGGACGTGACCGGCCGGGCGCCGCTGACCCATCAGGGCAAGTACGCCGCACGCATCTTGGGCGACGTGATCGCCGTGAAGGCCAGGGGTGAGCGGCCGGACTCCCAGCCGTGGAGCGCCCATGCCGCGACCGCGGACCACCACGCGGTGCCCCAGGTTGTGTTCACCGACCCCGAGGTCGCGTCCGTCGGGCTGGCGGGTCCGGTCGACGGCGAGCCGCACCGGGTGGTGGACCTGGACATCGCGGTCGCCGGCTCGTCGCTGCACGCGGACGGCTACCAGGGCAAGGCGCGGATCGTGGTGGACACCGAGCGCGAGGTACTGGTCGGCGTCACCTTCGTCGGCCAGGACGTCGCCGAGTTGCTGCACTCCGCGACCATCGCGGTAGCGGGCGAGGTGCCCCTGTCCCGGCTCTGGCACGCGGTGCCCGCGTTCCCCACCATCAGCGAAGTGTGGCTGCGGCTGCTTGAGGAGTACGGGCTCTAG